The proteins below are encoded in one region of Gemmatimonadota bacterium:
- a CDS encoding VOC family protein: MSQQDEFGLSAIGQVSVTVKDLDRAVSYYRDQLRMRFLFQVPNMAFFDCAGVRLMLNIPEEGFEDIHTSILYYKVDDIQDAYGVLKDRNVKFVGRPHKIADLEDHELWMAFFRDSETNLLALMAEIPHQV; encoded by the coding sequence ATGTCGCAACAAGACGAATTCGGCCTTTCGGCCATCGGCCAGGTTTCCGTCACCGTGAAGGATCTCGACAGGGCCGTTTCCTACTATCGCGATCAATTGCGCATGCGGTTCCTGTTCCAGGTGCCGAACATGGCGTTCTTCGACTGCGCGGGCGTGCGTCTCATGCTGAATATCCCCGAGGAGGGGTTTGAAGATATTCACACTTCCATACTGTATTACAAAGTCGACGATATACAGGACGCCTATGGGGTTTTGAAGGACCGGAACGTAAAGTTTGTTGGACGGCCGCACAAGATCGCCGATCTTGAGGATCATGAACTGTGGATGGCGTTCTTCCGGGACAGCGAAACGAACCTCCTGGCACTCATGGCCGAGATTCCCCACCAGGTATAG